The proteins below are encoded in one region of Planifilum fimeticola:
- the phoU gene encoding phosphate signaling complex protein PhoU, which yields MIRQFEQSLQDVKNLLLQMGEKVEVAIDKAVKSLVNLDKKMAREVLDSDSELDELENQIDDMVAKLIVTQQPVAKDLRRLIAAMKIATDMERMADYACNIARVTIQLVESGQPLFKKLEDIPRMARITQQMVHDGINSYIDGNVELSKRLADRDDEVDRLYHTVVKELLERMIQKQQFTEAALHLSFVARYLERIADHATNVAESIVYIETGKRADLN from the coding sequence GTGATCCGACAGTTTGAACAGTCCCTGCAGGACGTGAAAAACCTGCTGCTGCAAATGGGGGAAAAGGTGGAGGTCGCCATCGACAAGGCGGTCAAGTCGCTGGTCAACCTGGACAAAAAGATGGCCCGGGAGGTTTTGGACAGCGATTCCGAGCTGGACGAGCTGGAGAATCAGATTGACGACATGGTCGCCAAGCTGATCGTGACTCAACAACCGGTGGCCAAGGATCTGCGCCGGTTGATCGCGGCGATGAAGATCGCCACCGACATGGAACGGATGGCCGACTACGCCTGCAACATCGCCCGGGTGACGATCCAGCTGGTGGAAAGCGGACAGCCGCTGTTCAAAAAGCTGGAGGACATCCCCCGGATGGCGCGGATCACCCAGCAGATGGTGCACGACGGGATCAACAGCTACATCGACGGAAACGTGGAGCTGTCCAAGCGGCTGGCCGATCGGGATGACGAGGTGGACCGGTTGTATCACACCGTGGTAAAGGAGCTTCTGGAGCGGATGATCCAGAAACAGCAGTTTACCGAAGCGGCCCTTCACTTGAGCTTTGTCGCCCGCTATCTGGAACGGATCGCCGACCACGCCACAAATGTCGCTGAAAGCATCGTCTACATCGAAACCGGCAAACGGGCCGATTTGAACTGA
- a CDS encoding NucA/NucB deoxyribonuclease domain-containing protein, translating to MIPRPANSECDEFPFASTWQGSYTEDVGKFSVRYIDADSNRAGGNWLAAWYAYDRILNNDVFNVKVVE from the coding sequence GTGATACCCAGACCCGCCAACAGCGAGTGTGACGAGTTTCCTTTTGCGTCCACCTGGCAAGGGTCCTATACCGAAGACGTCGGCAAATTTTCCGTTCGGTACATTGACGCGGATTCCAACCGGGCGGGAGGAAACTGGCTGGCGGCGTGGTATGCGTATGACCGGATATTGAACAACGATGTGTTCAATGTAAAAGTCGTTGAATAA
- a CDS encoding sporulation protein: MFKRVLAKLGVGSATVNLLLNRDEYTLGDTVEGQILVEGGTVEQHINKIDVDLVMSVRAKERVFSHSVETASFHTPFRVAPSEKKVLPFTFTLPNNLPVSGNAVRYDFVTRLDIADGIDHSDRDPVRILPPERLNRVLRALGSLGFREKHDSRSFDGYVQEFEFFPTDFMRERIEELEFVAALEEDGIRLLLEVDLRTLFGREKELKREVLLENSLLEDESALAGHLRGLIGEMVENPERFSGFRFGHRAHPHQTFSKYGGAIGGLAAGMLGGLVLSELMEETGEAVEELGEAFEDVGDLFGDFDIGGED, translated from the coding sequence ATGTTCAAGCGAGTCTTGGCCAAGCTGGGCGTCGGTTCCGCCACGGTGAATCTGCTCTTGAACAGGGATGAATACACGCTGGGAGATACGGTGGAAGGGCAGATCCTGGTCGAAGGGGGAACGGTCGAACAGCACATCAACAAGATCGATGTGGACCTGGTCATGAGCGTCCGGGCGAAGGAGCGGGTGTTCTCCCACTCCGTCGAAACCGCCTCCTTCCACACCCCCTTTCGCGTCGCGCCTTCGGAGAAAAAGGTGCTTCCCTTCACCTTCACCCTGCCCAATAACCTCCCCGTTTCGGGGAATGCGGTCCGGTACGATTTTGTCACCCGCCTGGATATCGCCGACGGGATCGACCATTCGGACCGGGATCCCGTTCGTATTCTTCCGCCCGAGAGGTTGAACCGTGTCTTGAGGGCCCTGGGGAGTCTCGGATTCCGGGAGAAGCACGATTCCCGCTCCTTTGACGGATACGTGCAGGAGTTTGAATTTTTCCCGACCGATTTCATGAGGGAGCGGATCGAGGAACTGGAATTCGTGGCCGCCCTCGAGGAAGACGGCATCCGGCTGCTCCTGGAGGTGGATCTCCGCACCCTTTTCGGCCGTGAGAAGGAATTGAAAAGGGAGGTTCTGCTGGAGAATTCGTTGCTGGAGGATGAATCCGCTTTGGCCGGACATCTCCGGGGGCTGATCGGGGAAATGGTGGAAAATCCCGAGAGGTTTTCCGGATTTCGGTTTGGCCATCGTGCCCATCCGCACCAGACCTTTTCCAAATACGGGGGAGCGATCGGCGGACTGGCCGCCGGGATGTTGGGAGGCCTGGTTCTCTCCGAGCTGATGGAAGAGACGGGGGAGGCCGTTGAGGAATTGGGTGAAGCCTTCGAAGATGTCGGCGATTTGTTTGGGGATTTCGATATCGGCGGAGAGGACTGA
- the polA gene encoding DNA polymerase I, with the protein MDKLVLIDGNSIAFRAFYALPLLTNGKGVHTNAVYGFTMMLMKVLEEEKPTHMLVAFDAGRITFRHSDYQEYKGTRAQTPAELSEQLPLIREVLDAFGIRHFEAEGYEADDIIGTLAKSAEEKGMNALIVTGDKDLLQLVTDRVTLLLTRKGVTEGERYDREAVWKKYQLTPAQIVDLKGLMGDASDNIPGIPGVGEKTALKLLHRFGSVEEVLDKVDELTGKLRERVKEHGRQARMSKDLATIYCDVPLGFSVEDTRYEGYDRGRVASIFEQLEFKSLLERIGGEESGTGTPRKLREVEVHIVEPEDRDRWNDFLESSFLSLWLETDGENYHRAEIIGLALSDGETHLYVPWRTAREWEALRRFLADEGREKTAFDGKRLRVVLERQGFDVNGLTFDALLASYLLDPSESGHSLSDMVKRKMDGSLPSDEEVYGKGAKRRLPGEKELAEHLARKAEALKRLDPLLREEVRETGMESLLFETELPLSQVLARMELHGVRVDRDRLLDLGEELKEQAEALTRQIYELAGAEFNINSPKQLAEILYDKLGLPVLKKTKTGYSTSADVLEKLASQHEIVEKILHYRQIMKLISTYVEGLLKEIDPKSGKIHTRFNQTITATGRLSSTEPNLQNIPIRLEEGRRIRQVFVPSEAGWQILSADYSQIELRVLAHLSGDESLKRAFSEDMDIHTKTAMDVFGVPEDEVTSLMRRQAKAVNFGIIYGISDYGLSQNLNIPRKVAAQFIDRYFRSYPGVKEYMDRVVEQARKDGYVTTMLNRRRYLPEIRSRNYNRRSFAERTAMNTPIQGSAADIIKTAMVRLHREMEKRRVQSRMLLQVHDELIFEVPEEELEEMKSLVRSVMEQAVPLSVPLKVDIHTGQTWYEAK; encoded by the coding sequence ATGGATAAACTGGTTTTGATCGACGGGAACAGTATCGCTTTTCGGGCCTTCTACGCCCTGCCCCTCCTGACCAACGGGAAGGGCGTTCACACCAATGCGGTGTACGGTTTTACCATGATGCTGATGAAGGTGCTGGAGGAAGAGAAGCCCACCCACATGCTGGTGGCTTTCGATGCCGGGCGGATCACCTTTCGGCACAGCGATTATCAGGAATACAAGGGAACGCGCGCCCAGACTCCCGCCGAGTTGTCCGAACAATTGCCGCTGATCCGCGAAGTCCTGGATGCCTTCGGCATCCGCCACTTTGAGGCGGAGGGGTACGAGGCGGACGACATCATCGGCACGCTGGCCAAAAGCGCCGAGGAAAAAGGGATGAATGCCCTGATCGTCACCGGAGATAAGGATCTGCTGCAACTGGTGACGGACCGGGTGACCCTGCTCCTCACCCGGAAAGGCGTGACAGAGGGGGAGCGGTACGACCGGGAAGCGGTTTGGAAAAAGTATCAATTGACCCCGGCGCAGATCGTCGACTTGAAGGGGCTGATGGGAGACGCCTCGGACAATATCCCCGGGATTCCGGGAGTGGGGGAAAAGACCGCCCTCAAGCTTCTGCACCGGTTCGGCTCCGTTGAAGAGGTGCTGGACAAGGTCGACGAATTGACCGGAAAGCTGCGGGAGCGGGTGAAGGAACACGGCCGGCAGGCCCGGATGAGCAAGGATTTGGCCACTATTTACTGCGACGTTCCCCTCGGCTTTTCCGTGGAGGATACCCGCTACGAGGGGTATGACCGGGGCCGCGTCGCTTCCATCTTTGAACAGCTGGAGTTCAAGTCCCTCCTGGAGCGGATCGGCGGGGAGGAGTCGGGTACGGGTACGCCCCGGAAACTGAGGGAAGTGGAAGTTCACATTGTGGAACCCGAGGACCGGGACCGGTGGAATGATTTTCTGGAAAGCTCCTTCCTCTCCCTCTGGCTGGAGACGGACGGGGAAAATTACCACCGGGCGGAGATCATCGGTCTGGCCCTTTCCGACGGGGAGACCCACCTGTATGTTCCCTGGCGCACCGCCCGGGAATGGGAAGCCCTCCGCCGCTTTCTGGCCGACGAAGGAAGGGAAAAGACCGCCTTCGACGGCAAGCGGCTTCGGGTGGTCCTGGAGCGGCAGGGATTCGACGTCAACGGATTGACCTTCGATGCGCTTCTGGCTTCCTACCTGCTGGATCCCTCCGAATCGGGGCACAGCCTGAGCGACATGGTCAAGCGAAAGATGGACGGATCGCTTCCCTCGGACGAAGAGGTGTACGGGAAAGGAGCGAAGCGCCGGCTTCCGGGGGAAAAGGAGCTGGCAGAACACCTGGCCCGCAAGGCGGAAGCGCTGAAGCGCCTTGATCCCCTGCTCAGGGAGGAAGTCCGGGAGACCGGCATGGAGTCCCTGCTGTTCGAGACGGAGCTGCCCCTTTCCCAGGTGTTGGCCAGAATGGAGCTGCACGGGGTCCGGGTGGACCGGGACCGGTTGCTGGATCTGGGCGAGGAGCTGAAGGAACAGGCGGAGGCGCTGACCCGGCAGATCTACGAACTGGCGGGGGCCGAATTCAACATCAATTCCCCCAAGCAGTTGGCGGAGATCCTGTACGACAAACTGGGGCTGCCCGTGCTGAAAAAGACCAAGACGGGCTATTCCACCAGCGCCGACGTGTTGGAGAAGCTGGCGTCTCAACACGAAATTGTCGAGAAGATCCTTCATTACCGGCAGATCATGAAGCTGATCTCCACCTATGTGGAGGGGCTGCTCAAGGAGATCGACCCGAAATCCGGAAAGATCCACACCCGCTTCAACCAGACGATCACGGCGACGGGGAGGCTCAGCAGCACGGAGCCGAACCTGCAGAATATCCCGATCCGGCTGGAGGAGGGGCGGCGGATTCGGCAGGTGTTCGTTCCGTCGGAGGCGGGTTGGCAGATCCTTTCCGCCGACTATTCCCAGATCGAGCTTAGGGTTTTGGCCCATCTTTCGGGAGACGAGTCCCTGAAGAGGGCGTTCTCGGAGGACATGGACATCCACACGAAGACGGCGATGGATGTGTTCGGCGTTCCGGAGGACGAGGTGACCTCCCTCATGCGCCGGCAGGCCAAGGCGGTCAATTTCGGGATCATCTACGGCATCAGCGATTACGGATTGTCCCAAAACCTGAACATTCCCCGCAAGGTGGCGGCGCAGTTTATCGATCGCTACTTCCGAAGCTACCCCGGCGTGAAGGAATACATGGACCGCGTGGTGGAGCAGGCGCGGAAGGACGGTTATGTCACCACGATGCTCAACCGGCGCCGGTACCTTCCCGAGATCCGTTCCCGCAACTACAACCGCCGCAGCTTTGCCGAACGAACGGCGATGAACACGCCGATCCAGGGATCGGCGGCGGACATCATCAAGACGGCCATGGTCCGACTCCACCGGGAGATGGAGAAGCGGCGCGTGCAAAGCCGCATGCTCCTGCAGGTCCATGACGAGCTGATCTTTGAAGTGCCCGAGGAGGAACTGGAGGAGATGAAAAGCCTGGTGAGGAGCGTGATGGAGCAGGCCGTTCCGCTGTCCGTACCCCTGAAGGTGGACATCCACACGGGACAAACCTGGTACGAAGCCAAGTGA
- the mutM gene encoding DNA-formamidopyrimidine glycosylase, whose translation MPELPEVETVKRTLKRLIVGKTVEDVDVFLPKIVKEPPDVDLFVERLRGRKVTGLGRRGKFLKIFFDPWVLVSHMRMEGRYRLLPREEPLEKHTHVVFRFTDGTDLRYRDVRQFGTMHLFRRGEEERHPPLNKLGPEPLSEEFTWEQFRERMAGRTTRLKALLLNQEFLSGLGNIYVDEALFEAGLHPERPVPSLSDEEVERLFRSIRSTLAKAVEAGGSTVRSYVDGNGEMGMFQLQIQVYGRRGEPCPRCGEPIRRQVVAGRGTHLCPKCQR comes from the coding sequence TTGCCGGAGCTGCCAGAAGTGGAAACGGTGAAACGGACCCTGAAGCGGTTGATTGTCGGAAAAACTGTTGAGGACGTGGATGTGTTCCTGCCGAAAATCGTCAAGGAACCGCCCGATGTCGATCTGTTTGTTGAGCGGCTGCGCGGGAGGAAGGTAACGGGACTGGGCCGGAGGGGAAAGTTTCTCAAGATCTTTTTCGATCCCTGGGTGCTGGTGTCCCACATGCGCATGGAGGGCAGATACCGGCTCCTTCCGCGGGAGGAACCGCTGGAAAAGCACACCCACGTCGTGTTCCGCTTTACGGACGGAACCGATCTGAGATACCGGGACGTCCGCCAGTTCGGAACGATGCATCTGTTTCGGCGGGGGGAGGAGGAACGACATCCTCCGCTGAACAAACTGGGGCCGGAACCCCTGTCCGAGGAATTCACATGGGAACAATTTCGGGAGAGGATGGCCGGCAGAACCACCCGGCTGAAGGCCCTTCTTCTCAACCAGGAGTTTCTGAGCGGATTGGGAAACATTTACGTGGACGAAGCGCTGTTTGAAGCGGGTCTCCATCCCGAGCGTCCCGTGCCGTCCCTCTCCGACGAAGAGGTGGAGCGGCTGTTCAGGAGCATCCGCTCCACGCTGGCAAAGGCCGTGGAGGCGGGGGGCTCCACCGTCCGTTCTTATGTGGACGGGAACGGGGAGATGGGCATGTTTCAGCTGCAAATCCAGGTGTACGGGCGCCGGGGAGAGCCCTGCCCCCGGTGCGGGGAGCCCATTCGGCGCCAGGTGGTCGCCGGAAGGGGAACGCACCTCTGTCCGAAATGCCAACGGTGA
- a CDS encoding ROK family transcriptional regulator has translation MRLLRGDHHLVKQVNRTQVLDLFRTLGPLTKSEIAEHTRLTFAAVSKIVRDLESSGIIIPQGEGKSSGGRRPVLYALNSDALYVVAVDVSVEEIRVALMDVHTRIVGERRLPAPPGKKPRDYTLLAARAFRELVKESGVDEGKIIGCGVSTPGPVNAQTGEIFHPPNLPWDVVPFKDLMEDALKIPVKVEKDANLSALGERWRGAGRDVENLIYILVGEGIGGGIVIGGSLYQGSLFGAGEIGHVTVDIDGFRCNCGNYGCLEAMASGLAIVRRVERELRRGAVSSAYPEDAESITLPVVLKAIRERDDLTCRIFDDSARMLGIGLTGVLNSFAPEKVIIGGKMVRAYPKMVEIAADITRKRVVSVLRDRVSVVPGELGEDASLIGAAALMMEDLFTLHL, from the coding sequence ATGCGACTGCTTCGCGGAGATCACCATTTGGTGAAACAAGTGAACCGAACGCAGGTGCTGGATCTGTTTCGCACGTTGGGCCCCTTGACGAAGTCGGAGATTGCGGAGCACACCCGGCTTACCTTTGCCGCCGTGTCCAAAATTGTAAGGGATCTGGAGTCCTCGGGTATCATCATTCCCCAAGGGGAAGGGAAATCCAGCGGGGGCCGGAGACCCGTCCTCTATGCCCTCAACTCGGATGCCCTTTATGTGGTGGCGGTGGACGTGTCGGTGGAGGAGATCCGGGTGGCTCTCATGGATGTCCACACCCGGATCGTCGGCGAGCGGCGCTTGCCGGCACCTCCGGGGAAAAAACCCCGGGATTACACATTGCTCGCCGCCCGGGCGTTTCGCGAGCTGGTGAAGGAATCCGGGGTGGATGAAGGAAAAATCATCGGTTGCGGGGTTTCCACGCCGGGACCCGTCAACGCCCAAACCGGGGAAATCTTTCATCCTCCGAACCTTCCCTGGGACGTCGTTCCCTTCAAGGATCTGATGGAGGATGCCCTGAAGATTCCGGTCAAGGTGGAGAAGGATGCCAACCTGTCCGCCCTGGGGGAAAGGTGGCGCGGGGCGGGCAGAGATGTGGAAAACCTGATTTACATTCTCGTCGGGGAAGGAATCGGAGGCGGCATCGTCATCGGGGGTTCCCTGTATCAGGGGAGCCTGTTCGGGGCGGGAGAGATCGGCCATGTTACGGTGGATATCGACGGGTTTCGCTGCAACTGCGGCAATTACGGGTGTCTGGAGGCGATGGCTTCCGGATTGGCCATCGTGCGAAGGGTGGAGCGGGAGCTCCGCCGGGGGGCGGTGAGCAGCGCCTATCCGGAGGACGCGGAGTCGATCACCCTTCCCGTGGTGCTGAAGGCCATTCGGGAAAGGGATGATCTGACCTGTCGCATTTTTGACGATTCCGCCCGGATGCTGGGCATCGGCCTCACCGGCGTTCTCAACTCCTTCGCCCCGGAGAAGGTGATCATCGGCGGGAAGATGGTCCGGGCGTATCCGAAGATGGTGGAGATCGCCGCCGACATCACCCGGAAGCGCGTCGTATCCGTGCTGAGGGACCGTGTGTCGGTCGTTCCCGGGGAGCTGGGTGAAGACGCTTCGTTGATCGGTGCCGCCGCTTTGATGATGGAGGATCTTTTTACCCTGCATCTCTGA
- a CDS encoding ABC transporter substrate-binding protein: MRKALILCAALLLVLVQTACSSQGEGGGKVELTYWPAANPSEVEFAKEVVKEWNEKHPDIQVKMEPLPASRSSEEVILTSIAAGTTPDITSNINPGALGQFVEAGGMLAIDEIEGAMEYISERTPKETVEAFKSADGHLYQIPWKGNPVMILYNKKHFEEVGLDPENPDIGTYSKFLEAARKLTRDKNGDGKPDVWAINPNVEQTWWQRFFDFYPFYLAATGGETLLKDGKAAFNNEAGLEIVKLFRTLFEEKLAPNSTYKENLLAKGKVSMTITGPFALPDLKKQAPDMEIGVAPIPVPDGQDGKEVITYGDPKNIGIFSTTKHPKEAWEFAKFLISKENDRKFLEMTQQIPFRKGIDQDPDTKKFFEENPALKAFAKQAPYTRATDDSDKLTDIFDALSLEYQQSAVLGKKSPKEALAEAEKKVNQLLKR; the protein is encoded by the coding sequence ATGAGAAAAGCGTTGATCTTGTGTGCCGCATTGCTGTTGGTGTTGGTCCAGACGGCCTGTTCTTCCCAAGGGGAAGGCGGAGGGAAAGTGGAGCTGACCTACTGGCCCGCGGCCAACCCCTCGGAAGTGGAATTTGCCAAGGAAGTGGTCAAGGAGTGGAACGAAAAGCACCCCGACATCCAGGTGAAGATGGAGCCGCTTCCCGCCAGCCGTTCTTCGGAGGAGGTCATCCTGACCTCCATCGCCGCGGGAACCACTCCGGACATCACCTCCAACATCAATCCGGGGGCGTTGGGGCAGTTTGTGGAAGCCGGAGGGATGCTGGCCATCGACGAGATTGAAGGGGCGATGGAATATATCTCGGAACGGACCCCGAAGGAGACCGTGGAAGCCTTCAAGTCCGCCGACGGGCATCTCTATCAGATCCCCTGGAAGGGCAATCCCGTCATGATCCTTTACAACAAAAAACACTTCGAGGAAGTGGGGTTGGATCCGGAGAATCCGGACATCGGCACCTATTCCAAGTTCCTGGAGGCGGCCAGAAAGCTGACCCGCGACAAGAACGGCGACGGGAAGCCGGATGTCTGGGCGATCAACCCCAACGTGGAACAAACCTGGTGGCAGCGGTTTTTCGATTTCTACCCCTTCTATTTGGCGGCTACGGGGGGAGAGACGCTGCTGAAGGACGGCAAGGCGGCCTTCAACAATGAAGCCGGATTGGAGATCGTCAAATTGTTCCGCACCCTCTTCGAAGAAAAATTGGCTCCCAATTCCACCTACAAGGAAAATCTCTTGGCCAAAGGAAAGGTCTCCATGACCATCACCGGCCCCTTCGCTTTGCCGGATCTGAAGAAACAGGCGCCGGACATGGAGATCGGCGTCGCTCCGATCCCGGTTCCCGACGGTCAGGATGGGAAAGAGGTAATCACCTACGGCGATCCGAAAAACATCGGAATTTTCAGCACGACCAAGCATCCCAAGGAAGCCTGGGAGTTCGCCAAGTTCCTGATCAGCAAAGAGAACGATCGCAAATTCCTGGAGATGACCCAGCAAATCCCCTTCCGCAAAGGGATCGATCAGGATCCGGATACGAAAAAGTTCTTTGAGGAGAATCCGGCGCTCAAGGCCTTTGCCAAACAGGCCCCCTACACCCGGGCGACGGATGATTCGGATAAGCTGACGGATATCTTCGACGCCTTGTCCCTGGAATATCAACAGTCGGCGGTGCTGGGGAAGAAGTCTCCGAAGGAGGCCCTGGCCGAGGCGGAAAAGAAAGTCAACCAACTTCTTAAGAGATGA
- a CDS encoding carbohydrate ABC transporter permease, with amino-acid sequence MKRSVRSAYLLIAPYLLFLSVFLIYPIFFSVWLTFHDWNIVSPEIPFVGLENYRRLIGDELFYKALWNTFRFILINIPLQIVIALLLAVALNQPIKGRGFFRAAYFLPVVTSGVVISFLWSWMLSTDDGIINEVLGWFGIGPIPWLTSETWSIPSLAWVAAWKNLGYYVVIFLAGLQSIPKTLYEAARIDGSGPVQTFFRITLPMLNPAMLLVLVMSTINGFQLFTEPFIMTGGGPANSSLSVVMYIYKNAFQSLDMGYAATVGLALALIILTVSLLQKKILERDAYY; translated from the coding sequence TTGAAACGGAGCGTCCGATCCGCCTATCTTCTGATCGCGCCCTATCTGTTGTTTTTGTCGGTGTTTTTGATCTATCCCATTTTCTTTTCCGTCTGGCTCACCTTTCACGATTGGAACATCGTGTCGCCGGAGATTCCCTTCGTCGGGTTGGAAAATTACCGTCGACTGATCGGGGATGAACTGTTCTACAAGGCCCTGTGGAACACCTTCCGCTTCATTCTGATCAACATCCCGCTACAGATCGTCATCGCCCTGCTGCTGGCCGTCGCCCTGAACCAGCCGATCAAGGGAAGGGGATTTTTCCGGGCGGCCTACTTTCTCCCGGTGGTTACCTCCGGGGTCGTGATCTCCTTTCTCTGGTCGTGGATGCTGTCGACGGACGACGGGATCATCAACGAAGTGCTGGGGTGGTTCGGAATCGGCCCCATACCCTGGCTGACCAGCGAAACCTGGTCCATTCCTTCCCTCGCCTGGGTGGCCGCCTGGAAAAACCTCGGGTATTATGTGGTGATTTTTCTGGCCGGCCTGCAGAGCATCCCGAAAACCCTGTACGAGGCGGCGCGGATCGACGGGTCGGGACCGGTTCAGACCTTCTTCCGGATCACCTTGCCCATGTTGAATCCGGCGATGCTGTTGGTGCTGGTCATGTCTACGATCAACGGGTTTCAGCTGTTCACCGAACCCTTCATTATGACCGGAGGCGGACCGGCCAACAGTTCCCTGTCCGTGGTGATGTACATCTACAAAAACGCCTTTCAAAGCCTGGACATGGGGTATGCCGCGACCGTCGGGCTGGCGCTGGCCCTGATCATCCTTACCGTGTCCCTCTTGCAGAAGAAGATCCTGGAGCGGGATGCCTACTATTGA
- a CDS encoding carbohydrate ABC transporter permease, producing the protein MNAGPGRWLKTGLFYLVLLAGAVLFIFPFYWMVLASIKTPREVFDLNLIPSEITFQSYTYMLDRIPVGRSLFNSFLFAGGVTLITLVVTSMAGYALARLKFWGRDALFSVVLLTMMIPFQLLMIPLYVIVVKLGWMNSYAGLIFPVSVNALGIFIFRQFFRTVPQELIDAARIDGAGELQILFRVMLPLSRPAMITVAILTFMGPWNDLLWPLLVTRDQEMMPLAQAATLFGLEGQGGQWGSIMAVTTILALPVVLLYLFFQRYFIESISNTGMKG; encoded by the coding sequence ATGAACGCCGGACCTGGAAGGTGGTTGAAAACGGGGCTTTTCTACCTGGTGCTGCTGGCCGGTGCCGTCCTTTTCATCTTTCCCTTCTACTGGATGGTGTTGGCCTCGATTAAAACGCCCCGGGAAGTGTTTGACCTCAATTTGATTCCTTCGGAGATCACGTTTCAAAGTTACACTTACATGCTGGACCGGATCCCGGTGGGAAGGTCGCTGTTCAACAGTTTTCTCTTCGCCGGCGGCGTCACCCTGATCACCCTCGTGGTGACCTCGATGGCCGGCTATGCCTTGGCCCGGCTCAAGTTTTGGGGAAGGGACGCGCTGTTCTCCGTCGTCCTCCTGACGATGATGATCCCTTTTCAGCTGCTGATGATTCCCCTGTATGTAATCGTGGTCAAGCTGGGATGGATGAACTCCTACGCCGGACTGATTTTTCCGGTCTCCGTCAATGCCCTGGGCATCTTCATTTTCCGGCAGTTCTTCCGTACCGTTCCCCAGGAGCTGATCGATGCGGCCCGGATTGACGGAGCCGGGGAATTGCAGATCCTGTTCCGGGTCATGCTGCCCCTGTCCAGACCGGCGATGATTACGGTGGCGATCCTCACCTTTATGGGACCGTGGAACGACCTGTTGTGGCCCCTTTTGGTGACCCGGGACCAGGAGATGATGCCCCTGGCCCAGGCGGCCACCCTGTTCGGGCTGGAGGGTCAAGGAGGGCAGTGGGGGAGTATTATGGCAGTGACCACCATTCTCGCCCTTCCCGTCGTACTCCTTTATCTCTTCTTCCAGCGGTATTTTATCGAAAGCATCAGCAACACCGGGATGAAGGGCTGA